The following DNA comes from Cellulosilyticum sp. I15G10I2.
GATGAAACTGGCGAAGAGGATGATAGTGATCAAAATACTACCATAGAAACGGAGTATAGCCAAGAGAGAACGCATGATATTTGGGAATACGCCGATGAGGTGGATGAAAAAACAATTAAAGAGTTTACAGAAAAATTTTTTGATAATGCGCAAAGGGGGAAAATACCGGCCCACCTAGAAGGAATGATAGCATCACTTAAAAAAAACAAGGGTGAATTGCCTTGGCATTTATACCTCGATCGCTTAATGGGAATACTTGAGAGTAATAAAAAGAAGACCACGACAAGACGAAGTAGAAGACAGCCTGATCGCTTAGATTTAAGAGGTGAGCTTAGGCATCATAAAGCAGAAATAGCTGTTGCACTTGATATAAGCGGTAGTATGAGTGATGAAGAATTTAAGCAAGCTATGAAAGAAGTTCTTAATATCGTCAAAAATTACAATCATAAGATAACGATTATTGAATGTGATAATCAAATTAGACGTGTTTATCTAGTGAAGTCTATCAAGGATCTAAAGGATAGAATGAGAATAAGGGGCGGCACTAAATTTACGCCAGTGTTTGAGTATGTGAACCAGCACAAAAATAATTTGCTGGTGTATTTTACAGATGGCAAAGGAGAAGATAAATTGCAGATTAAACCTAGAGGTTATAAAGTCTTATGGGTTATTTCTGGAAGAGGAGATAAACTTTCATTAAAAGAGCCTTATGGAATAGTCAAAAAACTGAGCAAGGTTGAGTTAAAAGATAGCCGCCCGGATATGAGTGATGTTAGAAATGATGGTTATTCTGCCCAGAACCAAGAACCAAGTCATTAAATATTAGAATAATTAGGATTGCATAGGTTGAAGAAATGGACATAAATAAATAAAAGAAAAAAATTTTTAAAATTACGGTGTAGTCGAAATGTGTTAAAATATGTAGTTTGATGTCTAATAACGAAAAGATATTTTGATTATTAAGCACACAAAAGTCTCTCAAAACTCATAAAATCTGTGAAAAATCTGTCAAACATAGAGTGCTGTACTGCCGATAGGCAGCCTTTGAAAAACGAAATCCAGATAAAAAAATAGTTTAAATTCTTAGAGAAGAATTTAAACTATTTTTTTATCTGGATTTTTGTCCTTAGGCGACGGGGGATGACTTTAAGAAAAATGATCTTTTGCTTTGAATAATTCCTATATCTGTAGGGAACTATAAAAGTGTTATATGTTTTTTAAAATGATAAAGCTGATATTACTTGGATTTTAATCAATATTAGGTGATACATCTTAAAATTTGTAATGGTTTAATTATTGTATACAGTGAATGATTTTTCTGAAAAAAACAATGTGTTGTTAAAATGCCCTTAATTTAAAGGATTTGCAATTGTGTCACTTGTAGAAGTAGCCATAACTCTTTTTCTTTAACTTTACGATACGGAGGTCAAGTCCTATATTTTAAGTGTAATAGCTATTCAATAAAGACAGGTAACAAATATAAAATTAATTTCATCCATCAAAAATGATTTACACAAAATGCCTTCAAAAATATGAAAAATATTTATTGTATAACTTAGAATTAATTGTTTGTTATTGTATAATTTTTCACAATACTAATAGCAATTGCTAACTAAAAAATCGTGGATAGAAATTCGGTTGTGCAATTTATACTAAAAAATAAGTAATATAATGTTTTATTTAAATATGTTGACAATTAATTTAAGGTATGTTATAAATTATATTATAAAAAGTATTTTATAAAACGAGTTTATAAAAATGGTTTTATAAAATGTAATTACAAAACCTATAATTGAAATGAAATTTGAAAATAAATAAGTTAATTGAGAGCGTTAATCAGTTATAAACTATTTGAGGAGGTATTGTTATGAATATGAGAGCATTGGTGTATCACAGTCCTCAAAATATCAGTGTTGAGGATGTTAAAGTACCTGAAGTCGGAGAAAAAGATGTACTGATTAAGATAAAATACTGCGGTGTCTGTGGTACAGATATACATATTTATAATGGAGATGGTGGTGCATTTGAGGTTACGCCACCGCTCATTATGGGACATGAGTTCTCCGGTACTGTAGAACAAGTTGGGTCTCAGGTGAAAAAGGTAAATATAGGGGACGTGGTTACAGTAGACCCCAATAACATGTGTGGTGAGTGTTATTACTGTAAAAATGCAATGGAACAATTTTGTGAAAATGTTATTGGCATCGGGACAACATTCGATGGTGGTTTTGCACAGTATATTGTGGTTACTGAAAAACAGGTATTTAAATTTAAAGAGGGGATGGATGCCTTGACGGCAGCCATGACAGAGCCTGTTTCATGTTGTCTCCATGGTATTGATTTGTGCAATATTAAACTTGGTGATGAGGTGCTCGTCATTGGCGGTGGGCCCATAGGTCTTATGATGCTTCAGATGGCTAAGATGGCTGGTGCAAGTAAGATTATTCTCTCTGAACCAGTTGAGGAAAAAAGAGAACTCGCTCTCAAATTAGGTGCAGACATTACAATCAATCCGCTAGAGGAAGACATTGAGGCTGTGATCAAAGCGAATTGTAAAAATATTAATGCAGTTATTGAATGTGTAGGCAAGGTTCACACAATCGACAGCGCTATAAAGTGTGCAGGCAAAGGGGCTACAGTCATGATGTTTGGACTGACAGGACCAGATGAAGCACTTCATGTTAAGCCCGACATAGTCTTCAAGAAAGAATTGAAGCTGACATCTTCTTTCATTAATCCTTATACATTTGAAAGATCAATTGCCATTTTAGAATCAGGCAAATTAAATGTCAGAGATACTATTACGGATATTGTTGAACTTGAAGAGTGTGTAAAAGTGTTTGAGGATGATAAATACAGACGCAGTGGGAAAGTAGTTATCAAATTAAATGATTAAGGAATGGACTATGCAGTTAAAGGTTAAAGCAGATAGATAGTAATCTGATTATGGATAGATCATTGAGTGGCAGTAAAAATCTTATTTGAAATAAACGGCAAGTTGCTGTTTATATATTTAAAAAAACACATACTGGGAGGAAAGAAAATGAAAAGAAAATTTATGGCTTTATTACTTAGTGGGGTAATGGCGGTAATGGGATTAACAGGTTGTACTACAAAAGATCCAGTTGCGCCTACTCAACCAGCTGCAACTGAAAAGCAAGATGCTGCTGCACCAGCACAAACAGATACCAAAGACTCACAATTCAGAGTGGGTATTACAATCCAGTCTCTTGAAAACAGTTACTGGGCAGGTGTATTTGGAGAAGTTGAAAAGCTTATGAAGGATAAAGGATGGGGTTATACAATCCTTGCATGTAATGATAACTCAGCGA
Coding sequences within:
- a CDS encoding vWA domain-containing protein, coding for MENYFDKQARALYEKANKMINTVSMLKTNRAGEKIEIESPQDFKSEFFGLVDKVNLSLMEEKDNFYGYFLFQMSREIRFDIASPSAVNFKGAKYVIYFNPILFLTLNIKQMASTIKHEIHHILSLHLIRAKALKGRYSTLAINMAMDIVVNGYLNHLPPYATTLERVNIKYALKLEPYETFEYYVEKIQTELDLMEEDETGEEDDSDQNTTIETEYSQERTHDIWEYADEVDEKTIKEFTEKFFDNAQRGKIPAHLEGMIASLKKNKGELPWHLYLDRLMGILESNKKKTTTRRSRRQPDRLDLRGELRHHKAEIAVALDISGSMSDEEFKQAMKEVLNIVKNYNHKITIIECDNQIRRVYLVKSIKDLKDRMRIRGGTKFTPVFEYVNQHKNNLLVYFTDGKGEDKLQIKPRGYKVLWVISGRGDKLSLKEPYGIVKKLSKVELKDSRPDMSDVRNDGYSAQNQEPSH
- a CDS encoding zinc-dependent alcohol dehydrogenase family protein, which translates into the protein MNMRALVYHSPQNISVEDVKVPEVGEKDVLIKIKYCGVCGTDIHIYNGDGGAFEVTPPLIMGHEFSGTVEQVGSQVKKVNIGDVVTVDPNNMCGECYYCKNAMEQFCENVIGIGTTFDGGFAQYIVVTEKQVFKFKEGMDALTAAMTEPVSCCLHGIDLCNIKLGDEVLVIGGGPIGLMMLQMAKMAGASKIILSEPVEEKRELALKLGADITINPLEEDIEAVIKANCKNINAVIECVGKVHTIDSAIKCAGKGATVMMFGLTGPDEALHVKPDIVFKKELKLTSSFINPYTFERSIAILESGKLNVRDTITDIVELEECVKVFEDDKYRRSGKVVIKLND